A genomic segment from Bacteroidota bacterium encodes:
- the rluF gene encoding 23S rRNA pseudouridine(2604) synthase RluF, with translation MQVRLNKFISETGICSRREADRLIERGKVTVNGQVVELGTKVSEGDVVNVNGKPLKEKEARVYIAFHKPVGITCTTDLKDKDNIIDYLKYPQRIFPVGRLDKDSEGLIFLTSDGDIVNKILRAGNNHEKEYIVTVDKPITPEFIMHMKNGVHILDTVTQKCFIVQEGQVKFRIILKQGLNRQIRRMCEALDYTVLKLKRIRIMNVKLEGINYGEWRMLSENELSTILNLVQHSSKTEEASMLNDETD, from the coding sequence ATGCAGGTAAGGTTAAATAAGTTCATCAGCGAAACGGGCATTTGTTCGCGACGTGAAGCCGATCGTTTAATTGAAAGAGGAAAGGTAACTGTAAACGGACAAGTAGTTGAATTGGGAACCAAAGTAAGCGAAGGTGATGTAGTGAATGTAAATGGAAAGCCTTTAAAAGAAAAGGAAGCAAGAGTGTACATTGCCTTTCACAAACCTGTAGGAATTACTTGTACTACCGACTTAAAAGACAAAGACAACATTATTGATTACCTGAAATATCCGCAACGCATATTTCCGGTTGGTAGGTTGGATAAGGATTCTGAAGGATTAATTTTTTTAACCAGCGATGGCGATATTGTAAATAAAATATTACGGGCCGGTAATAATCACGAAAAGGAATATATTGTAACCGTTGATAAACCTATCACACCCGAGTTTATCATGCATATGAAAAACGGTGTGCACATATTAGATACCGTAACCCAAAAGTGTTTTATTGTGCAGGAAGGTCAGGTAAAATTTAGGATTATACTGAAGCAAGGATTAAACCGACAAATTCGCCGCATGTGTGAAGCCCTTGATTATACAGTACTTAAATTGAAACGCATTCGTATTATGAATGTAAAACTTGAGGGAATCAACTACGGCGAATGGAGGATGTTAAGCGAGAATGAACTCAGCACAATTTTAAATTTAGTGCAACATTCCAGTAAAACTGAAGAAGCTTCTATGCTAAACGATGAAACCGATTGA